In one Culex quinquefasciatus strain JHB chromosome 2, VPISU_Cqui_1.0_pri_paternal, whole genome shotgun sequence genomic region, the following are encoded:
- the LOC6036850 gene encoding putative odorant receptor 83c, which translates to MTLLKKLNSYKIFRHSHTEPNEFYDSLIVVPNRIAKIIGLNVFSENYKVLTWNWFSLIMMISVYFYCTAITAYEVRFDTGDLIYCLVEGGIGIQGLAKIYTYLVYRKELVWIHQYTKQLYHEACNDQTKSMLMDNIFLLKVAIIVMLMCYAFTSISLITAPMLFSIMTGEKILPFGFYIPNMDRTEWFGYLINYAVHLYDTIYVSAEDMAADTIYMITMLSAFTQIDLLMMSLKETSRMLDKDEKDDENLQAHLALVIKRHEEHLKYLRTVETVYRFYFFITFVSLASVLIMALFAVVTLSWYQGYIFVGFISYELFFGCFLGTLLDIKNEQLQHEIYQISWYKLSIRNQNALRFMLQASQEPICLTIIFAPLNMPTFLQVYKSIYSMFTMLLSFQEEAN; encoded by the exons ATGACTTTGCTCAAAAAGTTGAATAGTTACAAAATCTTTCGTCATTCTCATACGGAGCCAAACGAGTTTTACGACAGTCTTATTGTGGTTCCAAACAGAATTGCCAAAATAATCGGTCTGAATGTGTTTAGTGAAAATTACAAAGTTCTCACGTGGAATTGGTTCTCCTTGATCATGATGATTTCGGTTTACTTCTACTGTACTGCCATCACCGCTTATGAAGTACGATTCGACACAGGAGATTTGATCTACTGTTTGGTTGAGGGTGGAATCGGAATACAAGGGTTGGCCAAAATCTACACTTATTTGGTTTACCGGAAGGAGCTGGTCTGGATTCATCAGTACACGAAACAATTGTACCACGAGGCATGCAATGACCAAACTAAATCCATGCTGATGGACAACATTTTCCTGCTCAAAGTTGCAATCATCGTCATGCTCATGTGTTATGCTTTCACTAGCATCTCACTGATTACAGCTCCAATGTTGTTTTCAATTATGACGGGAGAGAAGATCCTTCCTTTCGGGTTCTACATTCCGAATATGGATCGCACTGAATGGTTTGGGTATTTGATCAACTACGCAGTACATCTGTACGATACGATTTACGTTTCTGCTGAGGATATGGCTGCAGACACTATCTACATGATAACGATGTTGAGTGCATTCACTCAAATAGATTTACTAATGATGTCTTTGAAAGAAACTTCCCGAATGCTTGATAAAGACGAAAAAGATGATGAAAACCTTCAAGCTCATCTGGCTTTGgttatcaaacgtcatgaagaGCACTTAAA ATATTTGCGAACTGTTGAAACAGTTTATCGCTTTTATTTCTTTATAACATTTGTTAGTTTGGCTTCGGTACTGATAATGGCTCTTTTTGCTGTTGTAACG CTCTCCTGGTACCAAGGATACATCTTCGTCGGTTTCATCAGCTATGAATTGTTCTTTGGTTGTTTCCTGGGAACACTGCTGGATATCAAG AACGAACAACTCCAACAtgaaatttaccagatttcctGGTACAAGTTGTCGATTCGGAATCAGAACGCCCTTCGGTTTATGCTTCAAGCGTCCCAAGAACCTATCTGTTTGACGATCATATTTGCTCCACTTAATATGCCAACTTTTTTGCAAGTTTACAAATCAATTTACAGCATGTTTACCATGTTGTTGTCGTTTCAAGAAGAAGCAAATTAA